The segment atttcttttaacaaTGGTGAACAAAGTATTATACGCAATGACAGTATATTACAATAGTCGCGCCCATTACGCATGCTAACACTCTGAGTGGCCCAAGGTGTTGAAAAATGCCCCTTTCAGTCGAGCAAGCCATTCTAAAAAGGCTGCTTCAGTCACCCCAAACAAACATTCGGAGATACTCAGACAATATTCGACGCTTTCCAGAAAATTGCAACGCGAAAATGTCGGAAGATCTAGGTTAATACTGAAACTTGAACGTGTTGCTAACAATTCCCTCGCACGCGATACATTTCGTAATTCATTGGAAGATAAACGAAGAAATTGAACGCTCTCCTCGCGCGCAATTATGTCAGCTACTTATAACACGTGAACGTGCTTCTTAAACGTTTACGTATACCTTTCATTTCCGCGAAACAGAGGTGTCGGTAAGAGTGGCGAAGCTAGTCTGGAAGCTTTAAATAGTTACTTAATTACCATTATAATAGAAGGTGTACAGATCACTATTTTTGTTACCGCGGGGAATTCGTTGTAAAACTTTATTGCTCATAACGTGGCAATAAACAGCGGTTTGCTTTAATTGTATATTAAAACATTCCAGTAGCTCTAACGGTGCAGCGTAGTCAGTGTACAGCATTTCCTTGCGCGAATCATTATTTCACCGTATACTTCGCAGAGCTCTGTTCGCTACAAATTAAGCGCTAGAATAGATTGATGAGAAACCTTCGCGGGGCATAAGGCGGGCCTGATTCATCGAACAACGAGAGAATTGCGACGAATTGCGGCGGATCGTACCGACGAACGAACGTGTACAGATATCTCGCGCGGCCGTACGAGAGGCCCATTCGTTCCTAATCGTTTGCTACGTATTTATTTCCACTCGTTTAATAAATTACACCGTCGCGGAGTTGTACGAAATACCTATAAAGAGacactttattttattatgcGAGATGTATGTTCCtgtaaatattttgtaaaataaaactgAGGTAACACATTAACGGCAGTTAGACCGTCAGCTTCTTAATAGTACAACTGTACAGAGAACGTTGCGCCAGTTCTGTGGCGGAATGCTACATCGATATACAATTCGGAAGAAATTGATTCTACTTAATGCTACGTTTGACTAGTGGCTACGGAAATAAATTGTACTCTGTCAACTAGATGAGCTACTCGGGACTATTTAATGCGAAGTCGATACCAGGGAAACGTTTCAACGCGCCTAACGTATTCCAGGTCAAGGGACACGATATAATGGAATTCTGTGCGACTATTGCTGAGATCACTCGGTCGCACCGGCCACGTGATTGTCCTGCTTCACAAATATTATGTCGTGGGCTAATTTGTCGGACCTCACGACGAAAGAGTAAATGTAATAACCCTTTAATTCCATGAAGTCGATCAGATCTTTTCGACCATTCTCAGCGTGGGAGAACTCCACCGAAAGTGTCTGAAACATTTTTCCACGATTAAAACAGACTCGTTCGTAGAAATATTATCTTGTCATAAATAACATTAGAATTTAAATCTGTTATAGGCTTCGCAATTTGAGCTCCTCTATTTAGCTACCACTAACCTAACTGCAGATCTATATCTCTAGCAGTTATTATTTAACCCTTTGAATGCTATGAGCATACATGCGCGGAgaacgcccatcggcgttcGGCGGCTATGGTTAGCAGATGGAACTAGAGGAGTTCCGCACAGGACGTACGCTCTGTGGTCAAATGGTCAGCATTCAAAGGGGTAAACAATGCAGGAATGTTTCAATGTCCTGGAACGTACCACAATGTTTATCTCGTCGAAAGGAATAGTTTTCAACACTTTAAGCTCGTTGCCCTCAATGTCGAGGCTGAAATAATCCACAGTGGTGACATTAAGCGCATTCATCAGATGTATGAATGGAATGCACTGGACCGAGACGTGGGTGCCGCTGTGAGCCACGTCGGGAGAATTCGGCAAATGGGTGTCCGTGTCGTTGGGCTCGTGAAGCCGCCCCACGTTCCTCGCCATCAGGAAGTTACTCTGGAAATTGGAAGATCGTAAACTGTTATCTACCACAGGGTGAAAGGTACGTATGGGgaacatgaaatacacaatCTTATTTTATTGGATAGCTAGCTTCTTGTTTATGGGCAAACTGCGAAGTCTCGTACCACCGTGGGATACGGTACAATACCGAGGCACGTGGGCGTCATGTAAGCCCTCCTATTCTTCTGCAACATTTTGCTGAAGTTTAGAGGATCCGCCTCCACCAGGAGACCTTTCCAACCGCGGAACCTTTCCAGAACCAACGTATTACTCCGAGTCTCTCCATCGTAAGCACCGCACTCCACGAAAAATCCATTTTCCTATATGCAGACAAAGTAGGAATTTATATTTTAGTGGATATTAAACTGCTTTCTTCCTTCTTTCGAAATCgactttataaatttaaatattctttgaagaatttattttcCTTGGAAAATTCAATCTGGAGTATGTTTTCGATATGTTGAAAGGAAATAATGAGGAGGAAAATTATTCTTCGCGGAAGGAGGATTTGAACTCTGCTTCTCTGGATTATGACGCAAGTACTCTACCAGCTGGTCTATTTACGTCATTACGAAGCTCTTACTTTTTTGTGGTATATACTCTCACCTTATCCTTGAGAGCTTCGCGAATAGCACTAGCTTGACCCATCGACGTATCTTCCTGATCAGGATATTCTAGGTTATACGGTTGATTAGGATTGTGGTTCCAAATTATCCAATCGCGTCGAAGTTCATCCATGTAACGATTCCACTGCGGGGAGCTGGCTGATAAGACTTTACCATTGTACCACCTGACGCCTATGAAAGTATCGGTAAACGTTGAATGAAATCATAGATGAATGAAGTCGCAATGGTGTTTTATTAGACACTCAGCATCCAGCGGCCTTAGCATGCGACATTAATAACGTGGTCTTAAAAGTTCAATGACGCTAGATAAATGTAGGCTGCAACATTGGCTGTAATTGAATTAGACCTTGCAAGTCATCGAACCGTCTTGCATAACttcgtaaataaaattttaatagtatCTAATTGAAATAGAATAAAGCGATGTTCTAGATCAGCGTTCCCCAATTAAATGTTACCACCAGGGTTTACacaaaaaccgatttttgaaaaaaccggttttcgaattccactattcccaaaaaactggttttcgaatattcacccaaaatgtaattaaaatagaaaataaatatttgtacttattttaaaaaatttcagtattttttaatttatagaattacaaaaatataacaaaataatatatactctatacaaaaccatataaataaaaacaactaaAATAACTGAACgctgtacaaaatataaattactagctttaatactcggtttcgtccgaaatttaaattttgattttataaattttttttttatattaaatagtcacattcatctggattagtcaagcatgatgagctgaggcacattttgtcatcccagagtttatcgttcgaaagtttttaggcgacacacaaacatattagaagctttctgctttatatattaagataaatcttcatttcatttagtatttttcttccgaaaatatgaactcatgaagattagttttacagtaaactgttacctactacaatatgcttgggTCCGAGACGATTTCAAGTCAGAATGTTatcatttttaattaactaattaattcatttttacatattaattctagtataaaaaaccgtttttttttaaatttaaaatccggttttcgaatttcacaaatgtattacaaaaacggtttttaaatccggtttctaaaaaccgacaaaccctagttaCCACGCAACCCTTCCAAACTATAATttagcaaaaccaaattttgcaGTCAGGTGTACGTTTCACGCTGAATAatttacaattctttttaatatttaaatttgattatAAGAGAACTTTTCGCAGAACCCTAAACTTCGTGTCGcgatattttcaatttaattcaGCTTAAATCCCAATTCAGGAGAAGCTAGAACTTTCGAATTCGAATTAGCTCGTTTCGATTCGTTAGCTCGAAATTACATCGGGACCTTAATCTTCCATTTCTATCACTAGCTTAAGAACTTCGTACTAAAGGAATTGATATCTTTCCTCGAATTCACTTAAGCCGCGTATACTTCCAACCCTCCATACACCCTGTCGTGCTAATCTCGTATTATCGTTTGTCGCGTGACATCCATGGCATACACTTCCCTACGAATGTTCAACAGGTACAATTACATTTACCAGGCGTCGCTGGAATTAACAGGTGTTCGTAACGGCAGGTGTCGACACCCTCGCAAACAAATTTCCACTGTCGAAGTCCGCGATGTCCACGAGTGGGCCCGTTTAAAGGTCCCACAGACGTTCCGATTTTTCACACGATTCGTTTTACGGTAATTAATTAAAGCTTATACAAATCACGCAGTGTTTGGTCATGCTTTCATCGGCAAGCCTCattaatatgttaaaaatgttttcatgTCAATAAAACCAAAAACATCAAAAGTTTATATTCCAGTAGTGGCTCTTAAATTTAATGccagtcctcgactttttctttTGAAAACGGCAGCTCGTAAAATTTCACTAGTTCTATGGAGACTCTCCTACTCAGAGGGGACATACGTTTTCTTATAACGAGAAGAACCCCTGTTCCGTATAACGAGACACTACTGAGCACCGCAAAAATGGAATGGCTGTATGGAAATCTTCTTTGAAATGTGCTCCCTGAGAACGCTGTCCTACTTCTTAAAAAGATCAGCTGTTTGGTGAGGAGAGGGCGACCTTTATTATACAAGCAGATGAGTAAGCCAGGTACACTTGTTGTGCCTTGCAGTGGAAAGTGCGATGCTGAATCAGTTGTTTTGGACAGAGACGATACGCTTCCTTGTTTTCGAATGGAGGAGTTCACACTTGCCCGCATCAGCAACAAAGAAACTACTGACAATGACGGCAGTGTGCCGTCGCGGAACTGATACGTGTGCAGAGACCTTTAAAAGGACATTTTCCAAAGCCTCGCGTCACACAAGCTGTAATAACCCTCTCTTCTGAAAAACCATAAATTACAACGTCTGTGGCAAAATTATCGTGTTGGTACAAGTCGTTGCGACTGCCTTCTCGAACTTACGCAATAAATCGTACAAAAGATCGTAACATGTGGGGCCTTTTACGGGTCTCTAACCCCCCCCCTCCGCATTCCGTATTGTATAGCTTGTGCGTGCACGTGGGTGGAATGATGGGAGGTGCCTAATTTCCCAAGCTAACCAAATTTAGACACATCTGGGCCAAACGGAACGAGCAAACAGATTCAAAGCTCATCCTGTTCATCTTGTTCAACTTGTTCAACTTATTCTAAACATGACGCCATTTCCCCTTTTCGCGCGTATAGGTTAAGAACAAGCAGCACAGCGTGAAAGCAATATACACAGGTGCATAAATTAATGAACGCTAAAACTACGTAGCTAAGTAACACACGCGCCCAACCACTAGCATAAATTACTTTAGACGTGTTACGTTAAACAGTATCAAAGGTTAGATAATACGGGCATGAATCATATATAGTATCGGAGCGTGCGTGTGTAACCTCGCGTCACAACGTTGCATTAAGGGAGTTCTAGACTCGTGCGTAATAATAGAACTGGTAATAAGAAACAAACGTCTTACGTCGCTCAAATGGAGGATTGACTGACTCAATGTATTTAATCACAGCGATAAGGATATTGGGATATCGCCTAGGTAAGGAATGCGGAAGGGCTACAGAACCAGGAACAAAGAGGAACGATACCAATCCGCAGCGATAATGATGGTTATACTGATATCTGAATCGCCGTGAACATGCATTAAACTACTGATTCCGTCGTGAATGCAGAACGATCGAAATGCAAACTCACCGTCGGTAAAGTTGTACCACTTGCTCAAAACTGTAACAGCATCGATGGGCATGTAAGTAGAGTGCGataaatttgcaaatttttttctacCGACGATCACGTATCAGCTAGAACAGCGTCGCATGCGTAAAAATCAGTAGTTCAACTGCCTGACTCTTGCGCAACCGGTAATTGAATTGAttagaataataaagaaatcgaaCGCTCGCGAAACTTCGGTACAATTCGGATTTGGACTTATTAACAGAGCATCTTGCCATTGAGTTAGGGTACGTTTACATAGGAGCTGCGATAGACGATCAGAGTGGCGATGAGAACGAAACGTAGAAATGCattctataattttataatgGTAGTGTTTACATTGAAGCGGCGAGAAGAGCTACGCTTGCTGATAACCAACGATACAAGCGTCGAGAACCAAAATAGTACTTTTTCTTAGCGATCCTCcggggagtgatcggaacaacctgtatcgtcgctgattggttgccgccatttgtggcaaaagcggaagtagacagagaaagaaactgtaaaaaagaaagaggcagaaatacggatagaaagagatagataaacaagCAGCTTTGGACAGCAGACGATTTAATGAATGTTGAGGTTATGTGATTTCCGGTTTTGCCGCAAAtagctgcggttataccgatcactccctggaggatcgCTACTTTTTCTTCGCTACTATCGCCGTTCTCATCGCTGATACATAACCTTCTTGACGATGAATACAGACAAATTAATAACTGAGACTGTACTGTTATCACAGCTCCGGTATAAACACACCAAAGAAAGATATTTCTGAGTGATcggcataaccgcagccatttggggcaaaaccggaaataaacataacctaaacgtttatctatctctttctatcagtatttttctttctctttctgtcagCACTTCTGTCTCTTTTTAAAAGTGTTtcagtctctttcttttttacattttttttctctgtctacttccgtttttgccccaaaatcgcggcaaccaatcagcgacgataaacgttgttccgatcactgcctagagaaTCACTATTCCTGAGCAGCTTTTATCGCCGTCTGATCGACGCTCTTATAGATTCTATCGTAATGATCCtatagggagtgatcggtatgaCCGTAGCCATTTTGGACCAAAatcggaaataacataacctaaacgtttacctatctctttctatcagtatttttctctctcttgctgtcagtatttctgttttctgtctgtttcttttttttatagtttctttctctgtctacttccgcttttgccccaAATCGCGgtaaccaatcagcgacgatacaggttattccgatcactgcctagagaaTCACTGTTCTATCGCAACTCCAACATATGTAATCGTACTCTTACTTATCAATACCTCTGTAATCTCGGTTATCTTCGGTAATATCATCATTCCCCGTATGCAAACGTACCGCAACCAATTTATCAATAAAAACCGACACGCCCGTTCCATTTTCCTTAGCTCGCGCCGAGCAACCATTCAGGAATGTTCGAGCAATAACTGTCGATGCTTTCCAGCTTCACGCGAACGTGAAAACACGTCTTCGCCACTCGAGGTGCTAATATATTCAGCTACGCAGTATATCATACCAACGAACGCTAAATATAAGATTAATCTGCGCGTGACAATGCCCGGGCCGACACAAAACTCATGGGAATCTACGTACCGTCCCTATAAACGCTCTCCA is part of the Andrena cerasifolii isolate SP2316 chromosome 1, iyAndCera1_principal, whole genome shotgun sequence genome and harbors:
- the LOC143371795 gene encoding uncharacterized protein LOC143371795 isoform X1, which encodes MCASGTEPCCHRFHVQAFKSFWHRKLFAVLASLAFVAIFALIAWRSVFAPVRFPEGRSRDRYMDTVVESVYRDVLSKWYNFTDGVRWYNGKVLSASSPQWNRYMDELRRDWIIWNHNPNQPYNLEYPDQEDTSMGQASAIREALKDKENGFFVECGAYDGETRSNTLVLERFRGWKGLLVEADPLNFSKMLQKNRRAYMTPTCLGIVPYPTVSNFLMARNVGRLHEPNDTDTHLPNSPDVAHSGTHVSVQCIPFIHLMNALNVTTVDYFSLDIEGNELKVLKTIPFDEINIVTLSVEFSHAENGRKDLIDFMELKGYYIYSFVVRSDKLAHDIIFVKQDNHVAGATE
- the LOC143371795 gene encoding uncharacterized protein LOC143371795 isoform X2; translation: MCASGTEPCCHRFHVQAFKSFWHRKLFAVLASLAFVAIFALIAWRSVFAPVRFPEGRSRDRYMDTVVESVYRDGVRWYNGKVLSASSPQWNRYMDELRRDWIIWNHNPNQPYNLEYPDQEDTSMGQASAIREALKDKENGFFVECGAYDGETRSNTLVLERFRGWKGLLVEADPLNFSKMLQKNRRAYMTPTCLGIVPYPTVSNFLMARNVGRLHEPNDTDTHLPNSPDVAHSGTHVSVQCIPFIHLMNALNVTTVDYFSLDIEGNELKVLKTIPFDEINIVTLSVEFSHAENGRKDLIDFMELKGYYIYSFVVRSDKLAHDIIFVKQDNHVAGATE